The Pecten maximus chromosome 12, xPecMax1.1, whole genome shotgun sequence genome includes a region encoding these proteins:
- the LOC117339075 gene encoding uncharacterized protein LOC117339075, which produces MENGMQNHSPFRYSRRQGYRRRYGYGQRAPAAVSRLEQRMRPKLNVAVHNLKQTMANVLQIMQKKVKKVSERFMSIHSGARHDITEVKNQLKVIHDENNRAYDALLDVTQLVRFVHLRAYERRVAPVSMSIPPDMHFKDFSHQVMLADQAQSRAKAMHMILERIKSRCMDQERQYDAIFKSFKNRDARALFVDIARYRRRIETRLYGQIRGDVRQRIHTYQRYLNSLTDRYMDARNYSYTANKEIRAVQRDVQRNIALRNAYIERRPPNDQTVFQTMAPITNIDEIEQLATDSYQKSRQLGRTVESMARTIIPVMKKAKEFIAKRSKTGNNVRLQLLAIVGRLADIVVKLDRRMDELRILLADEAILRERCEDLVTGSGGGDDEDMVIDCEQYIVILGSGGEELMTASMTTPRPRLSTTSTPITKSTTLKVSTSPSTQRPSTSLPPSTKSPSLKTVPSTPRPKTTTPAKPTPRRPKATTAVQSTDRPKSTTPTPSTPNPKTTTTPVPSTPSPTTTTPVPSTQRPTTTTHVPSTQRPTTTTPVPKTQRPSTTVPSTPRPKTTTAITTTQRPSTKVPSTPRPKTTPIPTTQRPSTTVPSTPRPKTTPIPTTQRPSTTVPSTPRPKTTTPAPTTASPSPSTTSKNIPMTPSIYDFETTSDDDDIVFSGDDILSVVSDKPTTTVLHSTESFTTRTSPVTTTTNTPTTLASEPTTVPPPTTTESVSTTKIDTAIEIGSGNEESDFVIEESEKDNEDTGGWVWPFGDDPNAGAYHNSFRDKLQKRAENEREKSDELISRSIPINRRHDVIVERWGTVNGNVAIIRDFVNNASEINSMWMGTRPEIESTHTRIAKLSSKINKHDITIRNRLEQAKMIAEAELQKAQIDQNGQQPSRQHVKMMTDLLAKVETVRSNMHQIKEITESPDVQPCLTVQREATKLRNNIAELREKIDRARAITSALPVAVAMVDGREYNAEVSSTSETLSPVTSLEVCFKPERSAMTVASFHGNGEVAYGIELVDSVPTVSVTGTDGELYGTIKSSVTLETSQWYNLHVTRTGHTIEMRTTRLGNDTEPTLEATAFPDMQVLQRSPTTVQVSGSSPPDQRSANVSGCIGSVIVNGQAVGLANTGNTTQAVRTCTSKCGWPTSPSMVFDGDGYVLFPMSILRPYYRVDSLFLKFSTRQREGVLLLLNDQRQHLQMLLSVSEGSIHMEARTKRGTTVLRSKENIYADGLFHAVEVNVQTKEIEATLDGVPETFTPETFTQEIPLRIDDGIYVGGLGLTSQIIGGKTKLRSLTGCISKLRITDRDIPMYMLQESKNVVYGSCSDSLWHHCVQFVDISTPVTLEDLLESSRIYVTVSAGAVGTILNYKRKDKFNINIDLDVAGVTITESVVGNEEKLFTTLNHEDRWVTLVIEDLTDSVKVSLNGTSVTLQHKQKGWFAAGGDDPPEYQITIGGEQGDEVASLNGGIARVIVNDVFVDLASSANDHNLQGCEKLIPDLLEMEKDMKPVC; this is translated from the exons ATGCGTTGCTTGATGTCACACAGCTCGTGCGCTTCGTGCACCTGAGGGCGTATGAGAGACGCGTGGCACCGGTGTCCATGAGCATACCCCCAGATATgcattttaaagatttcagccatCAAGTCATGCTCGCTGACCAAGCACAAAGTCGAGCCAAGGCCATGCATATGATCCTAGAACGAATTAAAAG TCGCTGTATGGATCAGGAGCGTCAGTATGACGCAATCTTCAAGAGTTTTAAAAACAGGGATGCCAGGGCTCTCTTTGTAGATATTGCTCGTTACCGTCGTAGGATTGAAACCAGACTGTACGGACAAATCCGGGGAGACGTCCGACAGCGTATACATACGTACCAG CGATACCTGAACAGTCTTACAGACCGGTACATGGATGCCCGAAACTACTCCTACACAGCTAACAAGGAAATCAGAGCCGTCCAAAGGGACGTACAG AGAAATATAGCATTAAGAAATGCCTATATTGAAAGACGGCCACCGAATGACCAAACCGTGTTCCAAACAATGGCGCCCATTACTAACATAGATGAAATCGAACAACTAGCCACAGACAGCTATCAGAAATCCCGACAGTTAGGGCGCACGGTGGAGTCAATGGCAag AACGATAATTCCCGTAATGAAAAAGGCAAAGGAGTTTATAGCTAAGAGGAGCAAAACTGGAAATAACGTGCGTTTGCAGTTGTTGGCTATTGTTGGGAGACTGGCTGATATTGTAGTG AAACTCGACAGAAGAATGGACGAATTACGTATATTGCTGGCGGATGAAGCTATACTTCGTGAGCGATGTGAAGACTTGGTCACGGGATCGGGAGGGGGCGATGATGAAGATATGGTAATCGATTGTGAACAATATATCGTCATATTAGGAAGTGGTGGAGAGGAGCTAATGACTGCAAGCATGACCACCCCTAGACCACGTCTTTCTACCACCTCCACACCTATTACAAAGTCTACAACATTAAAAGTATCGACAAGTCCCTCGACACAACGTCCCTCAACATCTTTACCTCCATCAACGAAGTCACCTTCACTGAAAACAGTGCCGTCAACCCCACGCCCCAAAACAACAACGCCTGCCAAACCAACACCCCGCCGCCCAAAAGCGACGACGGCTGTTCAATCGACAGACCGGCCCAAATCAACGACGCCGACCCCGTCGACACCAAACCCTAAAACAACCACGACACCAGTTCCGTCGACGCCAAGTCCTACAACCACGACACCTGTGCCGTCGACGCAAAGGCCTACAACAACGACACATGTCCCGTCGACGCAAAGGCCTACAACAACGACACCTGTGCCTAAAACTCAGCGTCCATCCACAACAGTCCCGTCAACACCCCGcccaaaaacaacaacagcaatCACGACGACTCAGCGTCCATCAACAAAAGTCCCGTCGACACCCCGCCCAAAAACAACACCAATCCCGACAACTCAGCGGCCATCAACAACAGTCCCGTCGACACCCCGCCCAAAAACAACACCAATCCCGACAACTCAGCGGCCATCAACAACAGTCCCGTCGACACCCCGcccaaaaacaacaacacctGCCCCGACAACCGCGTCTCCATCTCCTTCCACAACATCGAAAAATATACCAATGACCCCATCAATATATGATTTCGAAACAACGTCGGACGACGATGATATTGTTTTTAGTGGGGATGATATATTGTCTGTTGTCTCAGACAAACCTACCACAACAGTTCTTCACAGTACAGAATCTTTCACTACCAGAACCTCGCCTGTTACCACAACTACAAACACCCCTACAACTCTGGCGAGTGAACCCACCACAGTCCCACCTCCTACCACTACTGAGTCGGTATCTACGACTAAAATAGACACAGCAATAGAAATTGGGAGCGGTAACGAAGAATCTGACTTCGTTATTGAAGAAAGCGAAAAGGACAATGAAGATACTGGAGGTTGGGTTTGGCCCTTTGGTGATGACCCAAACGCAGGGGCTTATCATAATTCATTCC GTGACAAATTACAGAAGAGAGCAGAAAATGAACGAGAGAAATCTGATGAGCTGATATCAAGGTCGATTCCAATCAACCGCAGGCACGAtg TGATTGTTGAGAGGTGGGGAACGGTAAACGGAAACGTAGCTATCATAAGAGATTTCGTGAACAATGCTTCTGAAATAAATTCCATGTGGATGGGCACCAGGCCAGAAATTGAATCCACGCACACCAGGATAGCAAAACTAAGCTCCAAGATCAACAAACATGATATAACAATCCGCAATAGGCTCGAACAGGCAAAGATGATAGCTGAGGCTGAACTACAGAAAGCACAGATAGACCAAAATGGACAACAACCGTCACGTCAACATGTGAAGATGATGACGGATCTTCTTGCTAAAG TCGAAACTGTCCGATCTAATATGCATCAAATCAAGGAGATAACTGAAAGTCCAGATGTCCAACCCTGCTTGACCGTACAAAGAGAGGCAACAAAACTACGTAACAACATAGCTGAACTCCGGGAAAAGATCGATAGGGCTCGTGCTATCACGTCGGCACTACCC GTGGCGGTAGCGATGGTGGACGGAAGGGAATACAATGCGGAGGTGTCGTCAACAAGTGAAACCCTGTCTCCAGTGACGTCGCTAGAGGTGTGCTTTAAACCGGAGAGGTCGGCAATGACGGTAGCCAGTTTCCATGGAAACGGAGAA gtaGCCTATGGTATAGAACTCGTGGATAGCGTACCTACCGTTTCTGTGACGGGGACAGATGGGGAACTTTACGGTACAATCAAATCCTCCGTTACTTTGGAGACCTCGCAGTGGTACAACTTGCATGTTACTAG AACCGGTCACACCATTGAGATGCGTACAACTCGACTGGGCAATGATACTGAGCCTACTCTAGAGGCAACTGCTTTCCCAGACATGCAGGTATTACAGAGGTCTCCGACAACTGTGCAGGTTAGCGGTTCCAGTCCCCCCGACCAG CGAAGTGCTAATGTTTCTGGGTGTATTGGAAGCGTCATAGTCAACGGACAAGCTGTTGGATTAGCCAATACAGGCAACACGACTCAAGCCGTGAGGACCTGTACCTCTAAATG tgGTTGGCCCACTTCGCCGTCGATGGTGTTTGATGGTGATGGATATGTACTGTTTCCTATGTCCATCTTACGTCCCTACTATCGAGTTGATAGTCTATTTCTGAAGTTTTCTACCCGCCAACGAGAAGGTGTCCTGCTCCTCCTTAATGACCAGCGACAG CACCTGCAAATGCTACTTTCCGTTTCTGAAGGTTCCATACACATGGAAGCGAGAACAAAGAGGGGAACGACTGTTCTGAGgagtaaagaaaatatatatgctGATGGATTATTCCACGCTGTGGAG GTGAATGtacaaacaaaagaaatagAAGCAACCCTAGATGGCGTTCCAGAGACCTTTACACCTGAGACTTTTACACAAGAAATTCCTCTTAGAATTGATGACGGCATTTATGTTGGTGGATTAGGTTTGACGAGTCAAATAATTGGTGGTAAAACTAAGCTCAG ATCTCTCACCGGCTGTATCTCAAAACTACGCATTACAGATAGAGATATCCCCATGTACATGTTACAGGAAAGCAAGAACGTGGTGTATGGATCGTGTTCGGATAGT CTTTGGCATCACTGTGTTCAGTTCGTGGACATAAGTACCCCGGTGACGTTGGAAGACTTGTTGGAATCAAGTAGAATTTATGTGACCGTCAGTGCCGGTGCGGTGGGAACAATTCTGAACTACAAACGGAAagat AAAttcaatatcaacattgacctaGACGTTGCTGGTGTGACCATTACCGAAAGCGTAGTTGGAAACGAAGAGAAGCTTTTTACTACACTCAATCATGAGGATAGATGGGTGACCCTAGTCATAGAGGATTTAAC GGACAGCGTAAAGGTCAGTCTTAATGGGACATCAGTGACGCTCCAGCATAAACAGAAAGGCTGGTTTGCTGCGGGAGGTGACGATCCACCAGAATACCAGATCACAATAGGTGGAGAGCAGGGTGATGAGGTGGCCTCTCTAAACGGAGGAATAGCGCGTGTCATCGTTAATGACGT GTTCGTCGACCTCGCGTCGTCTGCTAATGACCACAACCTACAGGGATGTGAGAAGTTGATTCCCGACTTACTGGAAATGGAAAAAGACATGAAACCAGTATGTTGA